In Fluviispira sanaruensis, a genomic segment contains:
- a CDS encoding nitric-oxide reductase large subunit yields MSHKRLIIALIIMVSASFITLLYGGREIYLKEPPIPKAYVTKDNQIIFTEDQIKNGQKAWQSIGGQELGSVWGHGSYVAPDWSADWLHKEAVALQEIYSQKNFKKSFNQLDDEKKEIINTKVKLELRKNTYDKETGLFTLSKERSDAIKIVYNDYYKLFSSDISYQNLREKYAIQENILPSDLRREQLLSFFFWSAWSCVTERPGEKISYTNNWPHDPLVGNTPTTSAFIWSFVSILFLIGGIGALVWYYASHEQQENIEPPKINFLNSITITPSMKSTLKYFYIVVLLFLLQAVFGIITAHYGVEGQAFYGFPLAEYLPYSLTRTWHNQLGIFWIATAWLATGLFIAPLISGFEPKYQKLGVDFLFYCLIVIVLGSFIGQWFTIQQKLGFSANFWFGHQGYQYVDLGRFWQIFLFIGLILWLILMIRAIIPIFKKVEETKGIIFLFLISCVAIALFYGAGFMWGQTTHYARVEYWRWWVVHLWVEGFFEIFATTVISFLSVKLNLITPHFATKSILFSTFIFLIGGILGTFHHLYFTGTPTVILALGSSFSALEVVPLSVVGFEAYSNYKSVKDKDWIKPFKWPIYFFIAVAFWNLVGAGVFGFFINPPIALYYMQGLNTTPVHGHSALFGVYGFLGLGLMFFCLKILFPNKIVNEKLMSYIFWSLNIGLAAMVLISLLPVGLIQLFHSINTGFWYARSVEVMQTDLVNFFKWLRAIGDSLFFIGIILLVWSMKYFIRNKSKNFKSLF; encoded by the coding sequence ATGTCTCACAAACGATTGATTATAGCTTTAATCATAATGGTAAGCGCATCATTTATAACTCTTTTGTATGGTGGGAGGGAAATATATTTAAAAGAACCTCCAATTCCTAAAGCCTATGTTACAAAAGATAATCAAATTATATTTACAGAAGATCAAATAAAAAATGGGCAAAAAGCTTGGCAGTCAATTGGTGGACAAGAGCTTGGTTCAGTGTGGGGACATGGTTCTTATGTCGCTCCAGATTGGTCAGCAGATTGGCTACATAAAGAGGCTGTTGCACTGCAAGAAATATATTCACAGAAAAATTTTAAGAAAAGTTTTAACCAACTTGATGATGAAAAGAAAGAAATAATTAATACAAAAGTAAAGTTAGAACTTAGGAAAAATACTTATGATAAAGAAACAGGTTTGTTTACTCTCTCAAAAGAACGATCAGATGCTATAAAAATAGTTTACAATGACTATTATAAACTATTCTCTTCTGATATATCTTATCAAAATTTGCGGGAAAAATATGCGATTCAGGAAAATATTCTTCCAAGTGATTTAAGAAGAGAACAACTATTATCTTTCTTTTTTTGGAGCGCATGGTCTTGCGTAACAGAGAGACCTGGAGAAAAAATATCCTATACTAACAACTGGCCACACGATCCTTTAGTTGGAAATACCCCGACAACAAGCGCATTTATATGGTCGTTTGTGAGTATTTTATTTTTAATAGGTGGCATTGGAGCTCTTGTTTGGTACTATGCTTCGCATGAGCAACAAGAAAACATAGAACCACCAAAAATTAATTTTTTAAATAGCATAACCATTACTCCTTCAATGAAATCAACATTAAAGTACTTTTACATAGTAGTGCTCCTATTTTTATTGCAAGCAGTTTTTGGTATTATTACAGCTCACTATGGTGTTGAAGGCCAAGCGTTTTATGGTTTCCCATTAGCAGAGTACTTACCTTACTCCTTAACGAGAACTTGGCATAATCAATTAGGAATATTTTGGATCGCTACAGCATGGCTCGCAACTGGTTTATTTATTGCCCCACTCATATCAGGATTTGAACCCAAATACCAAAAATTGGGGGTTGATTTTTTATTTTATTGCTTAATTGTAATTGTTTTGGGATCATTCATAGGTCAATGGTTTACTATTCAACAAAAATTAGGATTTTCAGCAAATTTTTGGTTTGGACATCAAGGCTATCAATACGTTGATTTAGGACGTTTTTGGCAAATATTTTTATTTATTGGACTCATACTTTGGCTAATACTTATGATACGAGCAATTATACCTATATTTAAAAAAGTGGAAGAAACAAAAGGTATTATCTTTTTATTTTTAATTTCATGTGTTGCGATTGCTCTATTTTATGGTGCTGGATTTATGTGGGGGCAAACAACTCATTATGCGCGTGTTGAATATTGGCGTTGGTGGGTTGTTCATCTTTGGGTCGAGGGATTTTTTGAAATTTTTGCCACAACAGTGATATCTTTTTTAAGTGTAAAATTGAATTTAATAACTCCGCATTTCGCAACAAAATCTATTTTATTTTCCACTTTTATATTTTTAATTGGGGGTATTTTAGGAACATTTCACCATTTGTACTTTACTGGAACTCCCACAGTTATTCTGGCGTTAGGTTCAAGCTTTTCTGCACTTGAAGTTGTTCCTTTATCAGTTGTTGGCTTTGAAGCTTATTCAAATTATAAAAGTGTCAAAGATAAAGATTGGATTAAACCCTTTAAATGGCCAATATACTTTTTTATTGCCGTTGCATTTTGGAATTTAGTTGGAGCAGGTGTTTTTGGATTCTTTATCAATCCACCAATTGCTCTTTATTACATGCAAGGATTAAACACAACACCAGTTCATGGCCATTCAGCTCTTTTCGGAGTTTATGGTTTCTTAGGACTAGGTCTGATGTTCTTTTGCTTGAAAATATTATTTCCAAATAAAATCGTTAACGAAAAACTAATGAGTTATATTTTTTGGAGTTTAAATATTGGACTCGCAGCAATGGTGTTAATCAGTTTATTGCCTGTAGGACTTATTCAATTATTTCATAGTATAAATACAGGTTTTTGGTATGCTCGTTCTGTTGAAGTTATGCAAACAGATTTGGTAAACTTTTTTAAATGGCTTCGTGCTATTGGGGACTCGTTGTTTTTTATTGGTATTATACTACTTGTATGGTCTATGAAATATTTTATAAGAAATAAAAGTAAGAATTTTAAATCTTTATTTTAA